Proteins from a genomic interval of Nitrospina gracilis Nb-211:
- the uvrA gene encoding excinuclease ABC subunit UvrA has translation MALENITIKGAREHNLKNIHLTLPREKLVVITGLSGSGKSSLAFDTIYAEGQRRYVESLSAYARQFLELMEKPDVDYIEGLSPAISIEQKTSSKNPRSTVGTVTEIYDYLRLLYARIGRVFCYGCGREIASQTVQQIVDQVQAIPEGRKLMILAPVVQGRKGEFKKEILELRKKGFVRARIDGEVKSLEDDIVLNKKFKHTIEAVVDRLVIKADMGKRLADSVEMALGQGEGSLVVSLLEDKKNNHAAEELLFSEKFACSYCGISYPELEPRLFSFNNPTGACPECDGLGNRMVIDPDLVVPDKSLSIRQGAIHPWQKKTTVYFFQMLDSLATQFNFKLNTPFKDLPKATQDVLLHGTEDAVKYFYEKDGRRKSYTGTYDGVIPDLDRRYHETESASTRDEIAQYMRALPCPTCNGTRLKKEAVSVKVGGHNIIDLTSFSIGQLSEYFEKLTFTEQEFSIARRIVKEIKERLQFLVDVGLDYLTLNRTSATLSGGESQRIRLATQIGSSLMGVLYVLDEPSIGLHQRDNDRLLKTLTTLRDLGNTVIVVEHDENTIRDADYVVDLGPGAGIHGGEVIFSGPPDELLKDTKSLTGLYLSGKREIPVPAKRRKGNGYFLEIAGARQNNLKDIGIQLPLGALTCVTGVSGSGKSTLVIDILYKALAQHFWKATDKPGAFDKIKGIQHLDKVIDIDQSPIGRTPRSNPATYTGLFTLIRDLFSEVPEARVRGYKPGRFSFNVKGGRCEACQGDGIIKVEMHFLPDIFVTCEVCHGKRFNRETLEIQYKGKNISEVLEMTTEEALDFFQNIPSIRTKLQTITDVGLDYIHLGQPATTLSGGEAQRVKLSKELSKRSTGQTLYILDEPTTGLHFHDIGHLMHVLAKLVDAGNTVIIIEHNLDVIKTADHIIDLGPEGGDRGGQVVATGTPEDVAANPKSYTGLYLSDVLKPSTRTPRKKTAKA, from the coding sequence ATGGCACTCGAAAACATCACCATCAAAGGCGCGCGCGAGCACAACCTGAAAAATATCCACCTCACCCTTCCGCGCGAAAAGCTCGTTGTCATCACCGGCCTGAGCGGTTCGGGAAAATCGTCCCTCGCCTTCGACACCATTTACGCCGAAGGCCAGCGCCGCTATGTCGAGTCGCTCTCCGCCTACGCCCGGCAGTTTCTGGAGTTGATGGAAAAGCCGGACGTCGATTATATCGAAGGCCTGTCGCCCGCCATCTCCATCGAACAGAAGACGTCGAGCAAGAATCCGCGCTCCACCGTCGGCACCGTCACCGAAATCTACGATTATCTGCGCCTCTTGTATGCGCGCATCGGCCGCGTGTTCTGCTACGGGTGCGGCCGAGAGATCGCGTCGCAGACCGTCCAGCAGATCGTCGATCAGGTGCAGGCCATTCCCGAGGGACGCAAGCTCATGATCCTCGCCCCCGTGGTGCAGGGCCGCAAGGGCGAGTTCAAAAAGGAAATCCTGGAACTGCGCAAGAAGGGCTTCGTGCGGGCGCGCATCGACGGCGAGGTGAAATCGCTGGAAGACGACATCGTTCTCAACAAAAAATTCAAACACACCATCGAGGCGGTGGTGGACCGGCTGGTGATCAAGGCCGACATGGGCAAGCGGCTGGCGGACTCCGTCGAGATGGCACTCGGCCAGGGCGAAGGGTCGCTGGTGGTCTCGCTCCTCGAGGACAAGAAAAACAACCACGCGGCGGAAGAACTGCTGTTCAGCGAAAAGTTCGCGTGCAGTTACTGCGGCATCAGTTACCCGGAACTGGAACCCCGCCTGTTCTCGTTCAACAACCCGACGGGGGCGTGCCCGGAGTGCGACGGCCTCGGCAACCGCATGGTGATCGACCCCGACCTCGTCGTCCCCGACAAGTCGTTGTCCATCCGCCAGGGCGCGATCCATCCGTGGCAGAAGAAGACCACGGTGTACTTTTTCCAGATGCTGGATTCGCTGGCGACACAGTTCAATTTCAAACTCAACACTCCGTTCAAGGACCTGCCGAAAGCGACGCAGGACGTGCTTCTTCACGGCACCGAGGACGCGGTCAAATACTTTTACGAAAAAGACGGGCGGCGGAAATCCTACACGGGCACGTACGACGGCGTGATCCCCGACCTCGACCGGCGCTATCACGAAACCGAGTCCGCCTCGACGCGCGATGAGATCGCGCAGTACATGCGGGCCCTGCCCTGCCCCACCTGCAACGGCACCCGCCTCAAGAAAGAAGCGGTGTCGGTGAAGGTCGGCGGACACAACATCATCGACCTCACCTCCTTTTCCATCGGCCAGTTGAGCGAGTATTTCGAAAAACTCACCTTCACCGAGCAGGAGTTTTCCATCGCCCGCCGCATCGTGAAGGAGATCAAGGAGCGACTCCAGTTCCTGGTGGACGTCGGGCTCGATTATCTGACGCTCAACCGCACCTCGGCGACGCTGTCCGGCGGCGAGAGCCAGCGCATCCGGCTGGCAACGCAGATCGGCTCCAGCCTCATGGGCGTGCTCTACGTATTGGACGAACCCAGCATCGGTTTGCATCAACGCGACAACGACCGCCTGCTGAAAACGCTGACCACCCTGCGCGATCTCGGCAACACGGTGATCGTGGTCGAACACGATGAGAACACCATCCGCGATGCTGATTACGTGGTGGACCTGGGCCCCGGCGCGGGCATCCACGGCGGCGAGGTGATCTTCTCCGGTCCGCCCGACGAGTTGCTGAAGGACACGAAATCGCTGACCGGCCTGTACCTGTCCGGCAAGCGCGAGATCCCGGTACCCGCCAAACGCAGAAAAGGCAACGGGTATTTTCTGGAGATCGCCGGAGCCCGGCAAAACAACCTGAAAGACATCGGCATCCAGTTGCCGCTGGGTGCGCTGACCTGCGTCACCGGTGTCTCCGGATCCGGCAAGAGCACGCTGGTCATCGATATCCTGTATAAAGCGCTGGCCCAGCATTTCTGGAAAGCCACGGACAAACCCGGCGCGTTCGACAAGATCAAGGGCATCCAGCACCTCGACAAAGTCATCGACATCGACCAGTCGCCGATTGGCCGCACGCCCAGATCGAACCCGGCCACCTACACCGGCCTGTTCACCCTGATCCGCGATCTGTTCAGCGAGGTGCCGGAGGCGCGCGTGCGCGGCTACAAACCGGGACGGTTCAGCTTCAACGTCAAGGGCGGGCGCTGTGAGGCCTGCCAGGGCGATGGTATCATCAAGGTCGAGATGCACTTCCTGCCCGACATCTTCGTCACCTGCGAAGTGTGCCACGGCAAACGCTTCAACCGCGAAACGCTGGAGATCCAGTACAAGGGGAAGAACATCTCCGAAGTGCTGGAGATGACGACGGAAGAGGCGCTCGATTTCTTCCAGAACATCCCGTCGATCCGCACCAAACTGCAAACCATCACCGACGTCGGGCTCGATTACATCCACCTGGGCCAGCCTGCCACCACCCTTTCCGGCGGCGAGGCGCAACGGGTGAAGCTGTCGAAGGAACTCAGCAAACGGAGTACCGGTCAGACCCTGTACATCCTCGACGAGCCGACCACCGGTCTGCACTTCCACGACATCGGACACCTCATGCACGTGCTGGCGAAGCTGGTCGATGCGGGCAACACGGTGATCATCATCGAGCACAACCTGGACGTCATCAAGACCGCCGATCACATCATCGACCTCGGTCCCGAAGGCGGCGACCGTGGCGGCCAGGTGGTGGCGACGGGCACCCCGGAGGACGTGGCCGCCAATCCGAAGTCGTACACGGGCCTTTATTTATCAGACGTTTTGAAGCCTTCCACTCGCACCCCGCGTAAAAAAACAGCAAAAGCGTAG
- a CDS encoding menaquinone biosynthesis decarboxylase: MIFDSLNEFVKHLEGAGELVRIREKVSPVLEIAEITDRVSKQNGGGKALLFENVEGSTMPVLINAFGSWSRIQAALGVTRLDKIARDIDQYLHLAPPETLLDKAKMLPMLLEASQFPPKMVSSAPCQEVVKTGDRVNLDEIPILQCWPHDAGRFITYPIVVNRSVDRKIRNVGLYRMQVFDKKTTAMHWHIHKDGAHFFHEFKRKGKIMEVAVALGADPVTCYAASAPLPYGVDEFLLAGFIRKKAVPLVKCKTVNLEVPANAEIVLEGFIDPKEMRREGPFGDHTGYYSQDGDYPVFHVTAVTHRKEPIYLTTIVGIPPQEDFYLGKATERIFLPLLRTQLPELVDMNMPLEGVFHNCVIVSIDKRYPMQARRLMSTLWGAGQMSFVKTIVVVDHDVDVQNEQAVLELLLNDIDFNRDLFFSEGILDVLNHASDHALYGSKLGIDATRPIEGEPPSNPPRNDSAPPSPQLGEQIKSKFTEVKSVRVCGLSVRRPVVLVALDKTRPHQSRDFLRACLEDDALAGAGVIVALEEHVDLNNTSTVLWKLFNNLDPRRDIQLVNGRIGIDVTKKLPEEGYTQDWPEEIHMSDDIKQKVDEKWERMFPQSKQP; the protein is encoded by the coding sequence ATGATTTTCGACTCCCTCAACGAATTTGTCAAACACCTCGAAGGCGCGGGCGAACTGGTGCGCATCCGCGAGAAGGTCTCACCCGTCCTCGAGATCGCGGAGATCACCGACCGCGTTTCCAAGCAAAACGGCGGCGGCAAGGCCCTGCTGTTCGAAAACGTGGAGGGCTCCACCATGCCGGTGCTCATCAACGCCTTCGGCAGTTGGAGCCGCATCCAGGCCGCGCTCGGCGTGACGCGCCTCGACAAGATCGCACGCGACATCGACCAGTACCTGCACCTGGCGCCGCCGGAAACCCTGCTGGACAAGGCGAAGATGCTTCCCATGCTTTTGGAAGCATCCCAGTTTCCGCCGAAGATGGTGTCGAGCGCGCCCTGCCAGGAGGTGGTCAAGACCGGCGACCGGGTCAATCTCGACGAAATCCCAATCCTCCAGTGCTGGCCGCACGACGCGGGGCGGTTCATCACCTACCCCATCGTCGTCAACCGCAGTGTCGATCGGAAAATCCGCAACGTCGGCCTCTACCGCATGCAGGTGTTCGACAAAAAAACCACCGCCATGCACTGGCACATTCACAAGGACGGCGCGCATTTTTTTCACGAGTTCAAACGCAAGGGCAAGATCATGGAAGTGGCGGTGGCGCTGGGCGCGGACCCGGTGACCTGCTACGCCGCTTCGGCTCCCCTGCCCTACGGCGTCGATGAATTTCTCTTGGCCGGATTCATCCGCAAAAAAGCCGTGCCGCTGGTCAAGTGCAAGACGGTGAACCTGGAAGTCCCGGCCAACGCCGAGATCGTGCTGGAGGGCTTCATCGATCCCAAAGAGATGCGGCGCGAAGGACCCTTCGGCGACCACACCGGCTACTACTCGCAGGATGGGGACTATCCGGTGTTCCACGTCACCGCCGTCACGCACCGCAAGGAACCGATCTATCTGACCACCATCGTCGGCATCCCGCCGCAGGAGGATTTTTACCTGGGCAAGGCGACCGAACGCATCTTCCTGCCGCTCCTGCGCACGCAACTTCCGGAGCTGGTGGACATGAACATGCCGCTCGAAGGCGTGTTCCACAACTGCGTGATCGTGTCCATCGACAAACGCTACCCGATGCAGGCCAGGCGGCTGATGAGCACGCTGTGGGGCGCGGGGCAGATGAGCTTCGTCAAAACCATCGTCGTTGTCGATCACGATGTCGATGTGCAAAACGAACAGGCTGTACTGGAACTCCTGCTCAACGACATCGACTTCAACCGCGACCTGTTTTTCTCGGAAGGCATTCTCGACGTGCTCAACCACGCCTCGGACCACGCGCTGTACGGATCGAAGCTGGGCATCGACGCCACCCGGCCGATCGAGGGAGAACCGCCGTCGAATCCGCCGCGGAACGATTCCGCTCCGCCGAGCCCACAGTTGGGCGAACAAATAAAAAGCAAATTCACCGAAGTAAAATCGGTGCGCGTGTGTGGACTCAGCGTGCGCCGTCCGGTGGTGCTGGTGGCGCTGGACAAGACCCGGCCGCATCAGAGCCGCGACTTTCTGCGCGCCTGCCTGGAAGACGACGCCCTCGCCGGAGCAGGCGTCATCGTGGCGCTCGAAGAGCACGTCGATCTCAACAACACCTCCACCGTACTGTGGAAGCTGTTCAACAACCTCGACCCGCGCCGTGACATCCAGTTAGTGAACGGACGCATCGGCATCGACGTCACTAAAAAGCTACCGGAAGAAGGCTACACGCAGGACTGGCCGGAGGAGATCCACATGTCGGACGACATCAAACAAAAGGTCGATGAAAAATGGGAACGGATGTTCCCGCAATCCAAGCAACCCTGA
- a CDS encoding ABC transporter permease, with translation MGPSYKYIGRDVTDIIRDTFPVSLTLGLLAVLVTLGLGVPAGVISAARENTLVDRTCIFIATLGISLPSFVLGTFLILVFSHILHWLPPALWEGPRHMLLPALALGAGFAGYIARLTRTTVLDVLSQDYIRTARAKGLKESTILIKHALLNSVTPIVSVMGPLTAGLVTGSFVIEFIFSIPGMGNYFITAVTNRDYPLIMGVTLVYAVLIVLANIAVDLLYVKLDPRVRLTGEKA, from the coding sequence ATGGGGCCGTCGTACAAGTACATCGGGCGCGATGTGACGGACATCATCAGGGATACGTTTCCCGTTTCACTGACGCTGGGTCTTCTGGCGGTGCTGGTGACCCTGGGGCTGGGTGTGCCGGCGGGGGTGATCTCCGCCGCGCGCGAGAACACGCTGGTGGATCGCACCTGTATTTTCATCGCCACACTCGGCATCTCGCTTCCCAGCTTCGTGCTGGGTACGTTCCTCATCCTGGTTTTCTCGCATATCCTGCACTGGCTGCCGCCCGCTCTGTGGGAAGGTCCGCGCCACATGCTCCTGCCCGCGCTGGCTCTGGGCGCGGGGTTCGCGGGGTACATTGCGCGCCTCACCCGCACCACGGTGCTCGACGTGTTGTCGCAGGACTACATCCGCACCGCGCGCGCCAAGGGATTGAAAGAGTCCACCATCCTCATCAAGCACGCCCTGCTCAATTCCGTGACGCCGATCGTGTCGGTGATGGGACCGCTCACCGCCGGGCTGGTGACGGGATCGTTCGTCATCGAGTTCATTTTTTCCATTCCCGGTATGGGCAATTATTTCATCACCGCCGTCACCAACCGTGACTACCCGCTGATCATGGGCGTGACGCTGGTGTACGCGGTGCTCATCGTGCTGGCCAACATCGCCGTCGATCTGCTGTATGTGAAGCTCGACCCGCGCGTACGGCTGACGGGGGAGAAGGCCTGA
- a CDS encoding ABC transporter permease has translation MRAFWSRFSLPAKLSACFLAAIALAAVFAPWLTPFSYEEQDTLNALAAPDAMHWMGTDRLGRDLFSRMLYGARVSLFLGIGTTLIALIIGTVYGAISGYIGGRTDNFLMRVVDVIFALPDLLLIILIMVVLGRGLTSIFLALTMVSWVTVARLVRGEVLRIKEFTFVEAARALGAGHGRILFSEIVPNLWGILIVTLTFRIPVAILAESTLSFIGLGIAPPFSSWGTLANDGWTAIKFYPHLIVFPSLAIFLTILAFNFLGEGLRDYFDPRKSSLEIN, from the coding sequence ATGCGCGCCTTTTGGAGCCGGTTTTCCCTGCCCGCCAAGTTAAGCGCCTGCTTCCTCGCCGCCATTGCGCTGGCGGCGGTGTTCGCGCCGTGGCTGACGCCGTTTTCGTATGAGGAGCAGGACACATTGAATGCGCTGGCCGCACCCGACGCCATGCACTGGATGGGCACCGACCGCCTGGGTCGCGACCTGTTCTCGCGCATGCTGTACGGGGCGCGCGTGTCGTTGTTCCTCGGCATCGGCACCACGCTGATCGCATTGATCATCGGTACCGTGTACGGGGCCATCTCCGGTTACATCGGCGGGCGCACCGACAACTTCCTGATGCGGGTGGTGGATGTGATTTTTGCACTGCCCGACCTGCTTCTCATCATTCTCATCATGGTGGTGCTGGGACGCGGGCTGACCAGCATTTTTCTGGCGCTCACCATGGTGAGCTGGGTGACGGTGGCGCGGCTGGTGCGCGGTGAGGTCCTGCGCATCAAGGAGTTTACCTTTGTCGAGGCGGCGCGCGCGCTGGGGGCGGGGCACGGACGCATTCTGTTTTCCGAGATTGTGCCCAACCTGTGGGGCATTTTGATCGTCACCCTGACCTTCCGTATTCCGGTGGCGATCCTCGCCGAATCAACTTTGAGTTTCATCGGGTTGGGCATTGCGCCGCCGTTCAGCAGTTGGGGCACGCTGGCCAATGACGGCTGGACAGCGATCAAATTCTACCCGCACCTCATCGTGTTCCCTTCGCTCGCCATCTTCTTGACGATTCTGGCCTTCAACTTTTTAGGGGAGGGCCTGCGCGATTATTTCGATCCTCGGAAGTCATCCTTAGAAATTAATTGA
- a CDS encoding Lcl C-terminal domain-containing protein, producing MAETNPQNEEKQSPEAKPTASESTPKPAAPAGGAKPAPAAGAKPAPAAAGAKPATPGAKPAAPAAKPAAKPKVEKKPLIDNGDGTITDPNSGLMWKKTDAWLDTKKFYTWPQSTEYVDKINKEKFAGHADWRIPNKAEAATLVDKTQKNMDKNGTEYPFDPIFEIGAAAVTWITECSDDKVVRFDYKISSEFTYPPAEIWSSIRLVRNAEGYEDVPKPGAAPAAKPAPKPAAPAAAAKPAAPAGDKPAAPAGEKPATPPAPKPADPPASQ from the coding sequence ATGGCCGAAACCAATCCGCAGAACGAAGAAAAGCAATCTCCCGAAGCCAAACCAACCGCTTCGGAATCCACTCCCAAACCGGCCGCACCGGCAGGAGGAGCCAAACCGGCTCCCGCCGCTGGAGCCAAGCCCGCACCAGCCGCCGCAGGGGCGAAACCGGCCACGCCGGGAGCAAAACCAGCCGCGCCGGCAGCTAAACCTGCCGCCAAGCCCAAGGTTGAAAAGAAACCGCTCATCGACAACGGCGACGGCACCATCACCGACCCCAACAGCGGGTTGATGTGGAAGAAAACCGACGCGTGGCTCGACACCAAAAAATTCTATACCTGGCCGCAATCTACCGAGTACGTCGATAAGATCAACAAGGAGAAGTTTGCGGGGCATGCTGACTGGCGCATTCCCAACAAGGCGGAAGCCGCGACCCTCGTTGACAAGACCCAAAAGAACATGGACAAGAACGGCACCGAGTACCCGTTCGATCCGATTTTTGAAATCGGTGCGGCGGCGGTGACGTGGATCACCGAATGCTCGGACGACAAGGTGGTGCGGTTCGATTACAAGATCAGCAGTGAGTTCACCTATCCCCCGGCAGAGATCTGGTCGTCCATACGCCTGGTGCGCAATGCCGAGGGTTACGAAGACGTGCCCAAACCGGGAGCGGCTCCGGCGGCGAAACCTGCGCCGAAACCGGCAGCTCCGGCGGCCGCCGCCAAACCCGCCGCTCCAGCGGGAGACAAACCGGCTGCACCCGCCGGCGAAAAGCCCGCCACGCCGCCTGCGCCCAAGCCGGCGGACCCTCCAGCTTCGCAGTAA
- a CDS encoding DnaJ C-terminal domain-containing protein, producing the protein MPVSASKDYYKVLGVTRTAKMKEIKKAYRDLAKKHHPDINQGSAKSEETFKLISEAYSTLSDAKKRKQYDQLRSQGARTPRGGGGPSRGGNPWQGAYDYARQYTRQGPREDFRDAGPRPDFDEEPEFNPDMPTQGFDLQFMLDVPFVTAALGGTLPFHYEKYVTCPECNGSGLNTDQDACMVCEGTQRIVEPVSVNVAVPGGVVDQYTLRLPGEGACGRNGGPPGDLLLKVCIQPHPRFRRAQSDVYANVTIPAELAEKGGPLEVETLDGVETIEVEDGTLTGEEHRIPGAGCKERTSKKRGDFIIKFHVAQPTA; encoded by the coding sequence ATGCCCGTCTCCGCTTCCAAAGATTATTACAAGGTCCTCGGCGTCACCCGAACGGCGAAAATGAAGGAAATCAAGAAGGCCTACCGGGATCTCGCCAAAAAACACCACCCGGACATCAACCAGGGCAGTGCCAAATCGGAAGAAACTTTCAAGCTGATCTCGGAAGCCTATTCGACGCTGAGCGACGCCAAGAAACGGAAGCAGTACGATCAGTTGCGTTCGCAGGGCGCCCGCACACCGCGTGGTGGCGGCGGTCCTTCGAGAGGCGGCAATCCGTGGCAGGGCGCGTACGACTACGCACGGCAATACACGCGGCAGGGGCCGCGCGAGGATTTCCGCGATGCCGGACCGCGCCCGGATTTCGATGAAGAACCGGAATTCAATCCGGACATGCCAACCCAGGGGTTCGACCTCCAGTTCATGCTGGACGTTCCCTTCGTCACCGCCGCACTGGGCGGCACCCTACCCTTTCACTACGAAAAGTACGTCACTTGCCCGGAATGCAACGGCAGTGGACTGAATACGGATCAGGACGCCTGCATGGTCTGCGAAGGCACGCAGCGCATCGTCGAACCGGTTTCAGTGAACGTGGCGGTTCCGGGAGGCGTGGTCGATCAGTACACTCTGCGGCTTCCGGGCGAAGGCGCGTGCGGGAGGAACGGCGGCCCGCCGGGCGACCTTTTGCTCAAGGTATGCATCCAGCCGCACCCGCGCTTCCGCCGTGCACAGTCGGATGTGTACGCCAACGTCACCATTCCCGCCGAGCTGGCGGAGAAAGGCGGCCCGCTGGAAGTCGAAACGCTGGATGGAGTGGAAACCATCGAAGTGGAAGACGGCACCCTGACGGGCGAGGAGCACCGCATTCCCGGTGCCGGGTGCAAAGAACGCACCAGCAAAAAACGCGGCGACTTCATCATCAAGTTTCACGTCGCCCAACCCACAGCCTGA
- a CDS encoding Slp family lipoprotein yields MVFRWKSLLVALILAGLASGCAHPISSSLRDQANPDFSLERIMQRPEHFKGEKVVLGGIIVQTRNYNGWSEVEIIQVPLTWTGRLGDRDESSGRVILRYEGFLEPEIYSKDREVTVGGTVTGVKTGTIDKAEYKYVVVKVEELRLWEKSEYVYYGYPYYGYWGYWGPYYSPAWSYRRGPFYW; encoded by the coding sequence GTGGTGTTTCGATGGAAAAGCCTGCTGGTTGCCTTGATATTGGCCGGGTTGGCATCGGGGTGCGCTCACCCGATTTCCAGTTCCCTGCGCGATCAGGCGAACCCGGATTTCAGCCTTGAACGCATCATGCAAAGGCCGGAACATTTTAAAGGGGAAAAAGTGGTGCTGGGAGGCATCATTGTCCAGACCCGCAATTACAACGGCTGGTCGGAGGTGGAGATCATCCAGGTGCCGTTGACGTGGACCGGACGGCTGGGTGACCGGGACGAGTCCTCCGGCCGGGTCATCCTGCGATATGAAGGGTTCCTGGAGCCGGAAATTTACAGCAAGGACCGGGAGGTCACTGTGGGAGGAACGGTGACCGGGGTCAAAACCGGGACCATCGACAAAGCGGAATACAAATATGTGGTCGTGAAGGTGGAAGAGCTCCGGCTGTGGGAGAAAAGCGAATATGTCTATTATGGCTACCCCTACTACGGTTATTGGGGATACTGGGGTCCGTATTACTCGCCCGCGTGGTCTTACCGGCGCGGTCCGTTTTACTGGTGA
- a CDS encoding Slp family lipoprotein has translation MKAVWSPLFCIVILGLGGCAGVISQKLIEASELQAAFSEIRRTPQNHLGRTVVLAGSIISVRREGAETVVEVLQRPLGHHLQPEMGDETEGRFLARINLAGQETQLEPKREITVAGKVTDQETRPLDRTMYTYPVIQVEEYHLWPKWKQPAPPRVNIGFGVSGTL, from the coding sequence ATGAAAGCCGTGTGGAGCCCTCTTTTCTGCATTGTGATTCTGGGGCTCGGCGGCTGTGCGGGGGTTATTTCCCAAAAGTTGATTGAGGCCAGTGAGCTGCAGGCGGCGTTTTCGGAAATCCGGCGCACGCCGCAAAATCACCTGGGTCGAACCGTGGTGTTGGCGGGCAGTATCATCAGCGTGCGGCGGGAGGGGGCCGAGACGGTGGTGGAAGTGCTCCAGCGGCCGTTGGGACACCACCTCCAGCCCGAGATGGGCGACGAAACCGAAGGCCGGTTTCTAGCCCGCATCAACCTGGCGGGGCAAGAGACTCAACTGGAGCCGAAGCGGGAGATCACTGTGGCTGGCAAGGTGACGGATCAAGAGACGCGCCCTCTGGACCGCACCATGTACACCTATCCCGTGATCCAGGTCGAAGAATATCACCTGTGGCCAAAATGGAAACAACCGGCGCCGCCACGGGTCAATATTGGTTTCGGTGTGTCGGGCACCTTGTAG
- a CDS encoding biotin--[acetyl-CoA-carboxylase] ligase — MPYLQEELDAIQNQLQTLPWAGEIIAYDQVDSTNDLAKNLLFQGAPEGTVVIADSQTRGKGRLGRSWYSEPDTGLYFSLVLKPTLAQDHIPNLTLMAAVAVVEALNQINSQNATLKWPNDILLNGRKLGGILSEQVVDGPHPGVIIGIGLNVSQDRFPEDIAELATSLLIETGTHPARYELLSNIIRNLHNYYQILLEDNVGLILSHWRQNTRMLGVPILLRRGHQTHSGIAMDLDDCGRLVVHLDSGEELAFDSGEVTLRQ, encoded by the coding sequence TGCGATTCAAAATCAACTGCAAACCCTTCCCTGGGCCGGGGAAATTATAGCTTATGATCAGGTGGATTCCACCAACGATCTAGCGAAAAATTTGCTGTTTCAGGGTGCCCCGGAAGGCACCGTGGTGATTGCCGATTCCCAGACACGCGGCAAAGGCCGGTTGGGCCGCAGTTGGTATTCCGAGCCGGATACGGGCCTCTACTTTTCGCTCGTCCTCAAACCCACGCTCGCTCAGGACCACATTCCCAACCTGACGCTCATGGCCGCCGTGGCGGTGGTGGAAGCCCTCAACCAGATCAACTCGCAGAACGCCACGCTCAAGTGGCCCAACGACATCCTGCTCAACGGCCGCAAACTGGGCGGCATCCTCTCCGAGCAGGTGGTGGACGGCCCTCATCCCGGCGTGATCATCGGCATCGGCCTCAATGTCAGCCAGGACCGGTTTCCCGAAGATATCGCCGAGCTGGCCACCTCGCTGCTCATCGAAACCGGGACACATCCGGCCCGCTACGAATTATTAAGTAATATTATTCGAAATTTACACAACTACTATCAGATTTTACTTGAAGATAATGTCGGACTCATTCTGTCCCACTGGCGGCAGAACACGCGCATGCTGGGCGTGCCTATCCTGCTCCGCCGGGGCCACCAGACTCATTCCGGCATCGCCATGGATCTGGACGATTGCGGCCGGCTGGTGGTGCACCTGGATTCCGGGGAAGAGCTCGCTTTTGACAGCGGAGAGGTGACGCTCCGCCAGTAG